From a single Rutidosis leptorrhynchoides isolate AG116_Rl617_1_P2 chromosome 5, CSIRO_AGI_Rlap_v1, whole genome shotgun sequence genomic region:
- the LOC139849630 gene encoding secreted RxLR effector protein 78-like, which yields MDAKKKKGIIFKVDFEKAFDSLNWCFLFEVMKCTGFGSKWIKWIESCLKSAFISILINGSPTKHISLGRGVRQGDPLSPFLFISAVEGLNILTKVAIENGLFKGVEVGDENVGGEKHGSFRDRLHMDDEGIVLLGIGQASQVEEQQQN from the exons ATGGAT GCTAAAAAGAAAAAAGGAATAatttttaaagttgattttgaaaaggctTTTGATAGCCTTAATTGGTGTTTCCTTTTCGAGGTGATGAAATGTACGGGGTTCGGGTCTAAATGGATAAAGTGGATTGAATCTTGTCTCAAATCGGCTTTTATCTCAATTCTAATTAATGGTTCGCCTACAAAACATATTTCACTTGGAAGAGGGGTTAGGCAAGGTGATCCTCTTTCACCGTTTCTTTTCATCTCGGCGGTGGAAGGTCTAAATATACTTACAAAAGTTGCAATCGAAAATGGTCTTTTCAAAGGAGTCGAGGTAGGAGATGAAAAT GTTGGAGGTGAGAAACATGGTAGCTTCAGAGATCGATTACATATGGATGATGAGGGTATTGTTCTACTTGGAATTGGTCAGGCATCCCAAGTGGAAGAACAGCAGCAGAATTAG